One genomic window of Manihot esculenta cultivar AM560-2 chromosome 16, M.esculenta_v8, whole genome shotgun sequence includes the following:
- the LOC110603550 gene encoding probable disease resistance protein At5g63020, with translation MVDGILSEANKLLGKASKVRFHNLASRYQLSRKAEEKTMEIEKQKNEGKFDRVSNPAPPPPLLFPSQEDIVIFESRERQVEEIMEALKDNKTNFIGIYGMGGVGKTTLVKQVVKRAQQDRLFPTIAMVVVSQTIDVKKIQDQIAERLGLKLDEVNEQNRVSRLLARLKEENKVLIILDDIWARLDLATVGIPLGHDHGGCKIIVTTRRKQVCDTMVDTRSETAKVIPINILSEKESWVLLKKNAGAEIESLTLNSFAKDILRECGGLPIALVTVGRAMRGKDPDEWQEAVRELRKSQPETIEGMDEDVYRCLQFSYTYLKDEKAKKVFKLCCLFPEDFNIPIEDLVRYGFGLKIFEDMRMEDARRSAHSIIKNLKDSCLLLGSDEEGCVKMHDVVRDVALSMASDYFVRDGVKKLEDWPDMEEMKRYTGISIMQNQVSQFPDAWDSPNLKILLIDIGKTRLVHLWEEPIYMPATVWTGMKALQVFHRRDNSRKSYRAQYFRFLQIDFSQLSNLRTLMLQYYKIDTTPIGELKMLEILSLKNCEFRKPFNTIGKLTNLRLLDVEFSSLDGVSSSIFPINAMSTLSRLEELYFLSFDILRPTPFPFLLYRRRTKYPFFLFPFLHNFRSFDDLNITVLKTLSRLTTLTIQIQTIPEGFMFPDLKVFKIHWGSRICIRGKEKLINAFLSQVEGFNYLGLCEFGGGSNITISSLVCMKPLMPRTNFLYLDSLEELKNINPCLLLGGLDALKILVIVNCPSFAYLINGEEFLGRYALLPELEGLCFEDLDTFKALCNGELPPGTSLPMRKLKYLTFFRCPELLNIFTLPNPQQEFEQLQVLEEKGMKNISKGPTELLHLPKLQIVCINGCQKLKVIFPAFIAQGLEQLKELVLEDCDELEAIVAEREEEERRIDKVVFSELIRIRLYKLYNLKTFCMDNLPLKWPSLKELSVDSCPKMKTFAASDGNQITPKLKEIKINTNYIMLNGTNLNTIMKYHNKKEIQAMNN, from the exons ATGGTTGATGGGATTCTATCAGAGGCTAACAAACTTCTTGGAAAGGCTTCCAAAGTAAGGTTTCATAATTTGGCTTCTCGCTATCAGCTAAGCAGGAAAGCAGAAGAGAAAACAATGGAAATTGAAAAACAGAAAAATGAAGGCAAGTTTGATAGAGTTTCCAATCCTGCACCTCCGCCACCATTATTGTTTCCATCTCAAGAAGATATTGTGATTTTCGAAAGCAGAGAACGACAAGTAGAGGAGATTATGGAGGCCTTGAAAGACAACAAAACCAACTTCATTGGGATATACGGAATGGGAGGGGTGGGTAAAACTACCCTGGTGAAACAAGTTGTTAAAAGGGCTCAACAAGACAGGCTGTTTCCTACTATTGCAATGGTTGTGGTATCACAAACCATTGATGTGAAAAAGATTCAAGACCAGAtagcagagaggttgggtttgaaaTTAGATGAGGTTAACGAACAAAATCGAGTAAGCCGGTTGCTGGCTAGATTGAAGGAAGAGAACAAAGTGCTCATTATCTTGGATGATATTTGGGCTAGACTCGATCTTGCAACTGTGGGCATTCCACTTGGCCATGATCATGGAGGTTGCAAAATTATTGTCACAACACGTCGTAAACAAGTGTGTGACACTATGGTCGACACAAGGAGTGAGACTGCAAAGGTCATCcctattaatattttatctgaAAAAGAATCATGGGTCTTGCTTAAAAAGAATGCAGGCGCTGAGATTGAGTCTCTGACTTTGAATTCTTTTGCAAAAGATATTCTCAGAGAATGTGGAGGCTTGCCTATAGCTCTTGTAACAGTGGGAAGGGCAATGAGAGGCAAAGATCCTGATGAATGGCAAGAGGCAGTTAGAGAGCTAAGGAAATCACAGCCAGAAACCATTGAAGGGATGGATGAAGATGTGTACAGATGTCTTCAGTTCAGCTATACTTACCTGAAAGATGAGAAAGCCAAGAAAGTTTTCAAGTTATGTTGTTTATTTCCTGAGGATTTTAACATCCCTATAGAAGACCTGGTAAGATATGGGTTTGGACTGAAAATATTTGAAGATATGAGAATGGAGGATGCAAGACGAAGTGCTCATTCCATCATAAAAAATCTCAAAGATTCTTGTTTATTATTGGGAAGTGATGAGGAAGGCTGCGTAAAAATGCATGATGTCGTGCGTGATGTTGCCTTATCAATGGCATCAGATTATTTTGTTAGAGATGGTGTCAAAAAGTTGGAGGATTGGCCAGATATGGAAGAGATGAAGCGTTATACTGGCATCTCAATAATGCAAAATCAGGTTTCTCAATTTCCCGATGCTTGGGATAGCCCAAATCTCAAGATATTATTGATAGATATTGGAAAAACTCGTTTAGTTCATTTGTGGGAGGAGCCGATATACATGCCAGCAACGGTCTGGACAGGGATGAAAgcccttcaagtttttcatcGGAGAGATAATAGTAGGAAAAGTTATAGAGCACAATATTTTCGGTTCTTGCAAATAGATTTTAGTCAATTAAGCAATCTTCGGACGTTGATGCTTCAGTATTATAAGATTGACACCACTCCAATTGGGGAGCTGAAGATGCTTGAAATTCTCAGCTTGAAGAATTGTGAGTTCCGAAAGCCATTCAATACAATAGGGAAGTTGACTAATCTAAGGTTACTGGATGTGGAATTTTCTTCTCTTGATGGCGTCTCTTCTTCCATATTTCCAATCAATGCTATGTCTACTCTGTCCCGATTAGAAGAATTGTACTTCCTTTCTTTTGATATATTAAGACCCACACCGTTCCCATTTCTCCTTTATAGAAGACGCACAAAGTAcccatttttcctttttccatTCCTTCATAATTTTCGATCCTTCGATGACTTGAACATAACAGTTTTGAAAACCCTTTCTCGCTTGACCACCCTTACAATTCAGATTCAAACCATTCCCGAAGGCTTTATGTTCCCAGATTTGAAGGTATTCAAAATTCATTGGGGAAGCCGGATATGCattagaggaaaagaaaagctgATTAATGCATTTTTATCTCAAGTTGAAGGATTTAATTATTTGGGTCTTTGTGAATTCGGGGGCGGGAGTAATATCACAATTTCATCACTAGTTTGTATGAAGCCATTAATGCCGAGAACAAATTTTCTGTATTTAGATTCACTTGAGGAGTTGAAGAACATCAATCCTTGCTTATTATTAGGTGGTTTAGATGCTTTGAAGATACTAGTGATTGTCAATTGTCCTAGTTTCGCTTACTTGATCAACGGTGAAGAGTTTCTTGGAAGGTATGCTTTGTTGCCGGAACTGGAAGGACTGTGTTTTGAGGATTTGGACACCTTCAAAGCATTATGCAATGGTGAACTACCTCCTGGAACTTCCTTGCCCATGAGGAAGCTCAAATACTTGACCTTTTTTAGATGTCCAGAATTGTTGAATATTTTCACTTTACCCAATCCACAGCAAGAATTCGAGCAACTCCAAGTTCTTGAAGAGAAAGGAATGAAGAACATATCGAAGGGCCCCACTGAGCTGTTGCATCTGCCCAAGCTACAAATCGTATGCATTAATGGGTGCCAGaaattaaaagttatatttccTGCTTTTATTGCTCAAGGACTAGAGCAGCTGAAAGAACTTGTATTAGAAGATTGTGATGAATTAGAAGCAATTGTTGCAGAAAGGGAAGAAGAGGAAAGGAGGATTGACAAAGTGGTGTTCTCTGAATTAATAAGGATTAGGTTGTACAAGCTTTACAATCTTAAAACTTTTTGCATGGATAACTTACCTTTGAAATGGCCATCCTTAAAAGAGTTATCTGTGGACTCTTGCCCTAAAATGAAGACATTTGCTGCTTCTGATGGAAACCAGATCACACCGAAGTTGAAGGAGATCAAAATAAATACCAATTACATAATGCTTAATGGAACAAACTTAAACACAATTATGAAATATCACAACAAAAAAGAG ATCCAAGCGATGAACAACTGA